From the Hevea brasiliensis isolate MT/VB/25A 57/8 chromosome 15, ASM3005281v1, whole genome shotgun sequence genome, one window contains:
- the LOC110670300 gene encoding uncharacterized protein LOC110670300 isoform X1: protein MDLKSKGIAWVGNICQRIETMCHEVDNIVNQDAVRYVEKQVHTMGESMKKFCSDVQDLIPPIVDPVSCEAQAVALKANVAVSTYIKSRIGLEENHGHASCIKQSLVEPSDFDTVKNQPSNKLSGNHLVNQSNTQSSGLSLEGEKSDLAPGKIDDVSPSNELSGHHLVNQSNTSTSVESLEGAESDSALKIDEVSPIIELCVNQLLQSNTPTSGESLKGEESDSASIKTDDVSTNGNSGLSMEEIAMKDKSNAPEAFELVAPHEKEMLLSSEFAGSNCDLVPVSLPEFSPATSFHGEEFQAHQKVEIVCYSPADDSDSLSDDSSAVTLPEMAFSVAPFCGSIFTEPRTLPENSFSDILAKVVTYGNHDNVAGLDSDNSNVLLSSMCAPIVPSNREVAEAGHTCSNSVLSLESTDFGMETIDVSDKVKLEDSCVIVDNSMLYEVSRRTHKLRLYKKKIQDAFTSKKKLSKEYVQLAIWYGDLDIEGSHDTLQGHLQSGTTVTLDSDFRMHHMHDSEWELL from the exons ATGGATTTAAAATCTAAAGGTATAGCCTGGGTTGGCAACATTTGCCAGAGGATTGAAACAATGTGTCATGAAGTGGATAACATTGTGAACCAG GATGCTGTTAGATATGTTGAAAAACAGGTGCACACAATGGGTGAGAGCATGAAAAAATTTTGTTCTGATGTTCAAGATTTAATTCCACCTATAGTGGATCCAGTAAGTTGTGAAGCTCAAGCAGTGGCTCTAAAAGCAAATGTCGCTGTTAgcacctatattaaatcaaggatTGGTCTTGAGGAAAATCATGGACATGCATCTTGTATAAAGCAGTCACTTGTGGAGCCCAGTGACTTTGATACTGTGAAGAATCAGCCCAGCAATAAGCTTAGTGGAAACCACCTTGTAAATCAATCAAATACTCAAAGTTCTGGGCTATCCCTTGAGGGGGAAAAGTCTGACTTAGCTCCTGGAAAAATTGATGATGTTTCACCCAGTAATGAGCTTAGTGGACACCACCTTGTAAATCAATCTAATACTTCAACTTCTGTGGAATCCCTCGAGGGAGCAGAATCTGATTCAGCTCTAAAAATTGATGAAGTTTCACCCATTATTGAGCTTTGTGTAAACCAGCTTTTACAATCAAATACTCCAACTTCTGGGGAATCCCTCAAGGGGGAAGAATCTGACTCAGCTTCAATAAAGACTgatgatgtttcaacaaatgggaaCTCTGGCTTGAGCATGGAAGAAATTGCAATGAAGGATAAGTCCAATGCACCTGAGGCTTTTGAGTTAGTTGCTCCTCATGAGAAAGAAATGTTACTGTCCAGTGAATTCGCTGGTTCTAATTGTGATCTTGTGCCTGTTTCTCTGCCTGAGTTTTCACCAGCAACTTCATTTCATGGAGAGGAGTTCCAGGCCCATCAAAAGGTGGAAATCGTTTGTTACAGCCCTGCAGATGACTCTGACTCTCTTTCTGATGATTCAAGTGCTGTTACGCTACCTGAAATGGCTTTTTCAGTTGCCCCCTTCTGTGGTTCCATATTCACAGAACCTCGTACTCTGCCTGAGAATTCATTTAGTGACATCCTCGCAAAAGTAGTAACTTATGGTAACCATGATAATGTGGCTGGCCTTGATTCTGATAATTCCAATGTACTTTTGTCTTCTATGTGTGCTCCAATTGTACCCAGTAACAGAGAGGTAGCAGAGGCAGGACATACTTGTTCCAACAGTGTCCTGTCATTGGAATCAACAG ACTTTGGAATGGAAACCATTGATGTGTCCGACAAGGTGAAGCTTGAGGACAGCTGTGTCATTGTGGACAATAGTATGCTTTATGAAGTCTCTCGTAGAACCCACAAACTCAGATTATACaag AAAAAAATCCAGGATGCCTTTACTTCTAAGAAGAAGCTCAGCAAGGAGTATGTGCAACTAGCAATTTGGTATGGAGACCTTGATATAGAGGGCAGCCATGATACATTGCAGGGCCATTTGCAATCTGGCACCACTGTAACCTTGGACTCTGATTTCCGAATGCATCATATGCATGACTCTGAATGGGAGCTATTGTAA
- the LOC110670300 gene encoding uncharacterized protein LOC110670300 isoform X2 produces the protein MCHEVDNIVNQDAVRYVEKQVHTMGESMKKFCSDVQDLIPPIVDPVSCEAQAVALKANVAVSTYIKSRIGLEENHGHASCIKQSLVEPSDFDTVKNQPSNKLSGNHLVNQSNTQSSGLSLEGEKSDLAPGKIDDVSPSNELSGHHLVNQSNTSTSVESLEGAESDSALKIDEVSPIIELCVNQLLQSNTPTSGESLKGEESDSASIKTDDVSTNGNSGLSMEEIAMKDKSNAPEAFELVAPHEKEMLLSSEFAGSNCDLVPVSLPEFSPATSFHGEEFQAHQKVEIVCYSPADDSDSLSDDSSAVTLPEMAFSVAPFCGSIFTEPRTLPENSFSDILAKVVTYGNHDNVAGLDSDNSNVLLSSMCAPIVPSNREVAEAGHTCSNSVLSLESTDFGMETIDVSDKVKLEDSCVIVDNSMLYEVSRRTHKLRLYKKKIQDAFTSKKKLSKEYVQLAIWYGDLDIEGSHDTLQGHLQSGTTVTLDSDFRMHHMHDSEWELL, from the exons ATGTGTCATGAAGTGGATAACATTGTGAACCAG GATGCTGTTAGATATGTTGAAAAACAGGTGCACACAATGGGTGAGAGCATGAAAAAATTTTGTTCTGATGTTCAAGATTTAATTCCACCTATAGTGGATCCAGTAAGTTGTGAAGCTCAAGCAGTGGCTCTAAAAGCAAATGTCGCTGTTAgcacctatattaaatcaaggatTGGTCTTGAGGAAAATCATGGACATGCATCTTGTATAAAGCAGTCACTTGTGGAGCCCAGTGACTTTGATACTGTGAAGAATCAGCCCAGCAATAAGCTTAGTGGAAACCACCTTGTAAATCAATCAAATACTCAAAGTTCTGGGCTATCCCTTGAGGGGGAAAAGTCTGACTTAGCTCCTGGAAAAATTGATGATGTTTCACCCAGTAATGAGCTTAGTGGACACCACCTTGTAAATCAATCTAATACTTCAACTTCTGTGGAATCCCTCGAGGGAGCAGAATCTGATTCAGCTCTAAAAATTGATGAAGTTTCACCCATTATTGAGCTTTGTGTAAACCAGCTTTTACAATCAAATACTCCAACTTCTGGGGAATCCCTCAAGGGGGAAGAATCTGACTCAGCTTCAATAAAGACTgatgatgtttcaacaaatgggaaCTCTGGCTTGAGCATGGAAGAAATTGCAATGAAGGATAAGTCCAATGCACCTGAGGCTTTTGAGTTAGTTGCTCCTCATGAGAAAGAAATGTTACTGTCCAGTGAATTCGCTGGTTCTAATTGTGATCTTGTGCCTGTTTCTCTGCCTGAGTTTTCACCAGCAACTTCATTTCATGGAGAGGAGTTCCAGGCCCATCAAAAGGTGGAAATCGTTTGTTACAGCCCTGCAGATGACTCTGACTCTCTTTCTGATGATTCAAGTGCTGTTACGCTACCTGAAATGGCTTTTTCAGTTGCCCCCTTCTGTGGTTCCATATTCACAGAACCTCGTACTCTGCCTGAGAATTCATTTAGTGACATCCTCGCAAAAGTAGTAACTTATGGTAACCATGATAATGTGGCTGGCCTTGATTCTGATAATTCCAATGTACTTTTGTCTTCTATGTGTGCTCCAATTGTACCCAGTAACAGAGAGGTAGCAGAGGCAGGACATACTTGTTCCAACAGTGTCCTGTCATTGGAATCAACAG ACTTTGGAATGGAAACCATTGATGTGTCCGACAAGGTGAAGCTTGAGGACAGCTGTGTCATTGTGGACAATAGTATGCTTTATGAAGTCTCTCGTAGAACCCACAAACTCAGATTATACaag AAAAAAATCCAGGATGCCTTTACTTCTAAGAAGAAGCTCAGCAAGGAGTATGTGCAACTAGCAATTTGGTATGGAGACCTTGATATAGAGGGCAGCCATGATACATTGCAGGGCCATTTGCAATCTGGCACCACTGTAACCTTGGACTCTGATTTCCGAATGCATCATATGCATGACTCTGAATGGGAGCTATTGTAA
- the LOC110670302 gene encoding protein trichome birefringence-like 31 — protein MIQPSLDRRIQSLFSVVLASILVLGTARLVLDILKSHNCRLYNGRQDREKPVFVLPKDRFEEGCNVFEGQWVWDNVSHPLYKEESCPYLVKQTTCQRNGRPDSYYQNWRWKPNQCTLPRFDPLKLLDILRGKRLMFIGDSVQRGQFESMVCMVQSAIPDGKKSFHRIPPMKIFKAEEFNASIEYYRDPFIVESISDHATNLTVLKRLVNLDSIAKHGKSWEGVDVLVFESYVWWMHKPLINATYGSADDIQEYNVTTAYKLALETWTNWLESNIDPRKQKVFFMSMSPTHLWSWEWRPGSVENCFNESYPIEGPYWGTGSNLQIMKTVGDVLQELKINVTFLNITQLSEYRKDAHTTIYGERKGKLLTNEQRSDSKKFADCIHWCLPGVPDTWNEILYAYLLQNHQKFL, from the exons ATGATCCAGCCTTCTCTGGATCGCCGGATTCAATCCCTCTTCTCTGTGGTATTAGCTTCTATTCTTGTTCTAGGAACTGCAAGATTAGTCCTAGATATTCTAAAGAGCCATAATTGTAGACTATATAATGGAAGGCAAGACCGGGAAAAACCAGTCTTTGTTTTGCCTAAAGATCGCTTTGAGGAAGGCTGCAATGTCTTTGAAGGGCAATGGGTGTGGGACAATGTATCCCATCCTTTATACAAAGAAGAGAGTTGCCCTTACTTGGTTAAACAAACCACTTGTCAAAGAAATGGTAGACCTGATTCTTACTACCAGAACTGGAGGTGGAAGCCTAACCAATGCACATTGCCAAG GTTTGATCCACTAAAGCTGCTGGACATTTTGAGGGGCAAAAGGCTGATGTTTATAGGAGACTCGGTGCAAAGAGGCCAATTTGAATCTATGGTCTGCATGGTGCAATCTGCAATTCCTGACGGGAAAAAATCCTTTCACAGGATTCCACCAATGAAGATCTTCAAAGCTGAG GAGTTCAATGCATCAATTGAGTATTATCGGGATCCCTTCATCGTGGAGTCTATTTCAGATCATGCCACGAATCTTACAGTACTAAAACGGCTTGTTAATCTCGACTCCATAGCCAAACATGGCAAGAGCTGGGAAGGAGTTGATGTTTTGGTTTTTGAGAGCTATGTCTGGTGGATGCACAAGCCTCTTATTAATGCTAC TTATGGGTCAGCCGATGATATTCAAGAATATAATGTCACCACTGCATACAAGTTGGCATTAGAAACTTGGACAAATTGGTTAGAATCCAATATCGACCCCCGCAAGCAGAAGGTTTTCTTCATGAGTATGTCTCCAACACACCTGTG GAGCTGGGAATGGAGACCTGGAAGTGTTGAAAACTGCTTCAATGAATCCTACCCAATTGAAGGACCATATTGGGGAACGGGTTCAAATCTCCAGATCATGAAGACAGTTGGTGACGTCTTGCAAGAATTAAAAATCAATGTAACGTTTTTGAATATTACCCAGTTGTCAGAGTATAGGAAAGATGCACACACAACAATTTATGGGGAAAGAAAGGGCAAGCTGTTGACAAACGAACAGAGATCTGATTCAAAAAAATTTGCCGATTGTATTCACTGGTGTTTACCAGGAGTTCCAGATACATGGAATgagattttatatgcatatttgtTACAGAATCATCAAAAATTTTTGTAA
- the LOC110670301 gene encoding tRNA dimethylallyltransferase 9 isoform X3 yields MIMSELCGLCTRCLRFLLPSPPPLPRRRLFASTTSSVSLGNKKDKKEKVVVISGPTGSGKTRLALELAKRLNGEIISADSVQVYRGLDVGSAKPSPSERREVPHHLIDILHPSEDYSVGQFFEDARQATRDILDNGRVPVVAGGTGLYLRWFICGKPDVPKASPDIVSEAYSELAELQKNEDWDEAVKLVVKAGDPKAQFLAANDWYRLRRSLEIIKASGSPPSAFQVPFDSFKEELGTSLTEDSQNVHSSLDVSEEVKPKDLDYEFICFFLSSPRLDLYRSIDYRCEDMLSGTDGILSEAKWLLDTGLLPNSNSATRAIGYRQAMEYLLKCRQQGGRSSAGEFYAFLSEFQKASSAEILQKGK; encoded by the exons ATGATAATGAGCGAACTCTGTGGCCTCTGTACACGCTGCCTCCGCTTCCTCCTCCCCTCTCCACCCCCACTTCCTCGCCGGCGCTTATTCGCCTCCACCACTTCCTCCGTTTCCCTCGGGAACAAGAAAGACAAGAAAGAGAAGGTTGTTGTTATTTCTGGTCCCACCGGATCCGGTAAGACCCGACTTGCGTTGGAGCTCGCCAAGCGGCTCAACGGGGAAATCATCAGCGCCGACTCCGTCCAG GTGTATCGTGGTCTTGATGTTGGATCTGCCAAGCCTTCCCCAAGTGAAAGAAGG GAAGTGCCACACCATCTGATTGACATATTACACCCATCTGAAG ATTATTCAGTCGGACAATTTTTTGAGGATGCAAGGCAAGCTACTCGAGATATTTTGGACAATGGTCGTGTTCCTGTAGTTGCTGGTGGGACTGGATTGTATTTGCGATG GTTCATATGCGGAAAGCCAGATGTTCCAAAAGCCTCACCAGATATTGTATCTGAAGCATATTCTGAGCTTGCAGAATTGCAGAAGAATGAGGACTGGGATGAAGCTGTAAAGTTAGTAGTCAAAGCAGGTGATCCAAAGGCTCAATTTTTGGCCGCCAATGATTGGTACAGATTACGACGCAGCCTTGAGATAATCAAG GCCAGTGGATCTCCTCCATCTGCTTTTCAAGTTCCATTTGATTCTTTCAAGGAAGAATTAGGTACAAGTTTAACAGAGGATTCTCAGAATGTGCATTCATCTCTTGATGTATCTGAGGAAGTTAAACCAAAAGATTTGGACTATGAATTCATTTGTTTTTTCCTCTCGAGCCCTAGACTTGATCTCTATAGATCAATTGATTACCGATGTGAAGATATGCTTTCAG GAACTGATGGAATTTTGTCTGAGGCCAAATGGCTTCTTGACACAGGCCTTCTTCCAAATTCTAACTCTGCAACTCGTGCAATTGGTTACAGACAA GCTATGGAGTACCTTTTAAAGTGTAGGCAACAAGGGGGTAGGAGTTCTGCAGGAGAATTTTATGCTTTTCTATCTGAATTTCAGAAAGCTTCCAG TGCAGAAATTTTGCAAAAAGGCAAATGA
- the LOC110670301 gene encoding tRNA dimethylallyltransferase 9 isoform X1 translates to MIMSELCGLCTRCLRFLLPSPPPLPRRRLFASTTSSVSLGNKKDKKEKVVVISGPTGSGKTRLALELAKRLNGEIISADSVQVYRGLDVGSAKPSPSERREVPHHLIDILHPSEDYSVGQFFEDARQATRDILDNGRVPVVAGGTGLYLRWFICGKPDVPKASPDIVSEAYSELAELQKNEDWDEAVKLVVKAGDPKAQFLAANDWYRLRRSLEIIKASGSPPSAFQVPFDSFKEELGTSLTEDSQNVHSSLDVSEEVKPKDLDYEFICFFLSSPRLDLYRSIDYRCEDMLSGTDGILSEAKWLLDTGLLPNSNSATRAIGYRQAMEYLLKCRQQGGRSSAGEFYAFLSEFQKASRNFAKRQMTWFRNEHIYHWLDASKPLEKVLNFIYNAYHDQTGTLVVPESLRMKKDISNEREILQLKTYRPKNRHFVSRNDCSDILDWIRSQGEVVNSVV, encoded by the exons ATGATAATGAGCGAACTCTGTGGCCTCTGTACACGCTGCCTCCGCTTCCTCCTCCCCTCTCCACCCCCACTTCCTCGCCGGCGCTTATTCGCCTCCACCACTTCCTCCGTTTCCCTCGGGAACAAGAAAGACAAGAAAGAGAAGGTTGTTGTTATTTCTGGTCCCACCGGATCCGGTAAGACCCGACTTGCGTTGGAGCTCGCCAAGCGGCTCAACGGGGAAATCATCAGCGCCGACTCCGTCCAG GTGTATCGTGGTCTTGATGTTGGATCTGCCAAGCCTTCCCCAAGTGAAAGAAGG GAAGTGCCACACCATCTGATTGACATATTACACCCATCTGAAG ATTATTCAGTCGGACAATTTTTTGAGGATGCAAGGCAAGCTACTCGAGATATTTTGGACAATGGTCGTGTTCCTGTAGTTGCTGGTGGGACTGGATTGTATTTGCGATG GTTCATATGCGGAAAGCCAGATGTTCCAAAAGCCTCACCAGATATTGTATCTGAAGCATATTCTGAGCTTGCAGAATTGCAGAAGAATGAGGACTGGGATGAAGCTGTAAAGTTAGTAGTCAAAGCAGGTGATCCAAAGGCTCAATTTTTGGCCGCCAATGATTGGTACAGATTACGACGCAGCCTTGAGATAATCAAG GCCAGTGGATCTCCTCCATCTGCTTTTCAAGTTCCATTTGATTCTTTCAAGGAAGAATTAGGTACAAGTTTAACAGAGGATTCTCAGAATGTGCATTCATCTCTTGATGTATCTGAGGAAGTTAAACCAAAAGATTTGGACTATGAATTCATTTGTTTTTTCCTCTCGAGCCCTAGACTTGATCTCTATAGATCAATTGATTACCGATGTGAAGATATGCTTTCAG GAACTGATGGAATTTTGTCTGAGGCCAAATGGCTTCTTGACACAGGCCTTCTTCCAAATTCTAACTCTGCAACTCGTGCAATTGGTTACAGACAA GCTATGGAGTACCTTTTAAAGTGTAGGCAACAAGGGGGTAGGAGTTCTGCAGGAGAATTTTATGCTTTTCTATCTGAATTTCAGAAAGCTTCCAG AAATTTTGCAAAAAGGCAAATGACATGGTTTCGTAATGAGCACATCTATCATTGGCTTGATGCTTCTAAGCCCCTG GAAAAGGTGCTTAACTTTATTTATAATGCATATCATGATCAAACCGGAACTTTGGTTGTTCCCGAATCACTTAGAATGAAAAAAGATATATCTAATGAACGGGAAATTCTTCAACTGAAGACTTATCGCCCTAAAAATAG GCATTTTGTCAGCCGTAATGATTGTTCTGATATTCTAGACTGGATAAGGAGTCAAGGTGAAGTAGTGAATAGTGTTGTTTGA
- the LOC110670301 gene encoding tRNA dimethylallyltransferase 9 isoform X2 codes for MIMSELCGLCTRCLRFLLPSPPPLPRRRLFASTTSSVSLGNKKDKKEKVVVISGPTGSGKTRLALELAKRLNGEIISADSVQVYRGLDVGSAKPSPSERREVPHHLIDILHPSEDYSVGQFFEDARQATRDILDNGRVPVVAGGTGLYLRWFICGKPDVPKASPDIVSEAYSELAELQKNEDWDEAVKLVVKAGDPKAQFLAANDWYRLRRSLEIIKASGSPPSAFQVPFDSFKEELGTSLTEDSQNVHSSLDVSEEVKPKDLDYEFICFFLSSPRLDLYRSIDYRCEDMLSGTDGILSEAKWLLDTGLLPNSNSATRAIGYRQAMEYLLKCRQQGGRSSAGEFYAFLSEFQKASRKRCLTLFIMHIMIKPELWLFPNHLE; via the exons ATGATAATGAGCGAACTCTGTGGCCTCTGTACACGCTGCCTCCGCTTCCTCCTCCCCTCTCCACCCCCACTTCCTCGCCGGCGCTTATTCGCCTCCACCACTTCCTCCGTTTCCCTCGGGAACAAGAAAGACAAGAAAGAGAAGGTTGTTGTTATTTCTGGTCCCACCGGATCCGGTAAGACCCGACTTGCGTTGGAGCTCGCCAAGCGGCTCAACGGGGAAATCATCAGCGCCGACTCCGTCCAG GTGTATCGTGGTCTTGATGTTGGATCTGCCAAGCCTTCCCCAAGTGAAAGAAGG GAAGTGCCACACCATCTGATTGACATATTACACCCATCTGAAG ATTATTCAGTCGGACAATTTTTTGAGGATGCAAGGCAAGCTACTCGAGATATTTTGGACAATGGTCGTGTTCCTGTAGTTGCTGGTGGGACTGGATTGTATTTGCGATG GTTCATATGCGGAAAGCCAGATGTTCCAAAAGCCTCACCAGATATTGTATCTGAAGCATATTCTGAGCTTGCAGAATTGCAGAAGAATGAGGACTGGGATGAAGCTGTAAAGTTAGTAGTCAAAGCAGGTGATCCAAAGGCTCAATTTTTGGCCGCCAATGATTGGTACAGATTACGACGCAGCCTTGAGATAATCAAG GCCAGTGGATCTCCTCCATCTGCTTTTCAAGTTCCATTTGATTCTTTCAAGGAAGAATTAGGTACAAGTTTAACAGAGGATTCTCAGAATGTGCATTCATCTCTTGATGTATCTGAGGAAGTTAAACCAAAAGATTTGGACTATGAATTCATTTGTTTTTTCCTCTCGAGCCCTAGACTTGATCTCTATAGATCAATTGATTACCGATGTGAAGATATGCTTTCAG GAACTGATGGAATTTTGTCTGAGGCCAAATGGCTTCTTGACACAGGCCTTCTTCCAAATTCTAACTCTGCAACTCGTGCAATTGGTTACAGACAA GCTATGGAGTACCTTTTAAAGTGTAGGCAACAAGGGGGTAGGAGTTCTGCAGGAGAATTTTATGCTTTTCTATCTGAATTTCAGAAAGCTTCCAG GAAAAGGTGCTTAACTTTATTTATAATGCATATCATGATCAAACCGGAACTTTGGTTGTTCCCGAATCACTTAGAATGA
- the LOC110670369 gene encoding malate dehydrogenase, mitochondrial, producing MRSSLFRAIKTLNNSASCSHLLRRGYGSEAVPDRKVAVLGAAGGIGQPLALLMKLNPLVSSLALYDIANTPGVAADVSHINTRSEVKGYVGEEELGKALEGSDVVIIPAGVPRKPGMTRDDLFNINAGIVKGLCEAIAKYCPNALVNMISNPVNSTVPIASEVFKKAGTYDEKRLFGVTTLDVVRAKTFYAGKAEVPVAEVNVPVVGGHAGITILPLFSQATPKANLADEEIQALTKRTQDGGTEVVEAKAGKGSATLSMAYAGAIFADACLKGLNGVPDVVECSFVQSSVTELPFFASKVRLGKNGVEEIIGLGPLSDYEKEGLEKLKPELLASIEKGIKFANN from the exons ATGAGGAGCTCACTGTTCAGAGCTATCAAAACCCTAAATAACTCCGCGTCTTGTTCCCATCTCCTCCGCCGTGGCTACGGCTCGGAAGCCGTTCCCGACCGGAAAGTCGCCGTTCTCGGCGCTGCTGGCGGTATCGGTCAGCCACTTGCCCTACTCATGAAGCTCAATCCTCTTGTCTCTAGTCTTGCTCTCTATGATATTGCTAACACCCCTGGAGTCGCCGCCGATGTTAGCCACATCAACACTAGATCTGAG GTTAAAGGGTACGTGGGAGAAGAGGAACTAGGGAAAGCCTTGGAAGGATCAGATGTTGTGATCATTCCAGCTGGTGTCCCAAGAAAACCTGGAATGACCCGTGATGATCTCTTCAACATCAATGCTGGAATTGTCAAGGGTCTCTGTGAAGCAATTGCCAAGTACTGCCCCAAT GCACTCGTAAATATGATTAGCAACCCTGTGAATTCAACAGTACCTATTGCATCTGAGGTTTTCAAGAAGGCAGGAACATATGATGAGAAAAGATTGTTCGGTGTAACCACCCTTGATGTAGTAAGGGCCAAGACTTTCTATGCTGGGAAGGCCGAAGTGCCAGTTGCAG AGGTTAATGTGCCAGTTGTTGGCGGCCATGCAGGCATAACCATTCTCCCATTATTTTCACAA GCGACACCAAAAGCCAATCTGGCAGATGAAGAGATTCAAGCTCTTACAAAGAGAACTCAAGATGGAGGGACTGAAGTTGTTGAAGCAAAGGCTGGAAAAGGCTCTGCAACTTTGTCAATGGC CTATGCAGGAGCCATTTTTGCGGATGCTTGCTTGAAAGGACTCAATGGGGTTCCAGATGTGGTGGAATGTTCATTTGTGCAATCGAGTGTTACTGAGCTTCCTTTCTTTGCGTCAAAG GTGAGGCTTGGAAAGAATGGTGTGGAGGAAATTATTGGGTTGGGCCCTCTCTCTGACTACGAAAAGGAAGGCTTAGAAAAGCTGAAGCCTGAGCTCCTAGCATCTATTGAGAAGGGAATCAAGTTTGCCaacaattaa
- the LOC110670370 gene encoding transcription factor GTE3, chloroplastic codes for MATGPIAAVGGDSRGKQRWVEHSKSKKKIYAQKTQNKSLNSTYIPQPQHSYQALSPDDDDDDDDNSSPLQQKRLDTMESDDSSSHNRLQPVPHNSRSGTCNSLPGYVQFDDKVRISLYSGSKSVIRELKRKLVSELDQVRSWKKKLEAKEIQFNDNGMMDTNGVGTLARVNSEVSYVGPTNPRPLQGLAVSVDDNCNHYDYGSVGENVNKEKKTPKVNQNHKNLDSVRRGKILNSENEKKLKLGNGGKKGSGGKVMKLGSGMDKHSREMLKKCGDLLEKLMKHQYGWVFNEPVDVKKLMLHDYYKIIKHPMDLGTVKSRLKKNLYESPKEFAEDVRLTFNNAMTYNEKGQDVHIMADVMLKLFEEKWAALKGEFNFNDRFDMGYDASIPTPTSKRAPASAPTSAPPQKMPLETGTLDRSESITKPMDSNLKATNIAAHEGRMPISKKPKAKNDQKREMTFEEKQRLSTDLLSLPSEKLDSVVQIIKKRNPGLCQQEDEIEVDIDSFDTETLWELDTIVTDYKKSLNQNKRKSEPVFQAREEAGHNFHETTCTSTAAEAPKESVAVEEIVTTSPDQVEKQGDNGSSSSSSSGGDSGSSSSDSDSDSSSGYGSDVRQ; via the exons aTGGCTACAGGGCCAATTGCTGCAGTCGGTGGCGATTCTCGAGGGAAACAGAGATGGGTGGAGCATAGCAAGAGCAAAAAGAAAATTTATGCCCAAAAAACCCAAAACAAATCTCTAAATTCCACCTATATCCCTCAGCCGCAACACTCGTATCAAGCCCTTTCTCCTGACGACGACGACGACGACGACGACAACTCCTCGCCGCTGCAGCAGAAGCGCTTAGACACCATGGAGTCCGACGATTCGTCGAGTCACAATCGCTTACAACCGGTCCCACACAACTCCAGAAGTGGGACCTGCAATTCGCTACCCGGGTATGTGCAATTTGATGATAAGGTGAGAATTAGCTTGTATAGTGGATCAAAATCGGTCATTAGAGAGCTGAAGAGAAAGCTAGTGAGTGAACTTGATCAAGTTAGGAGCTGGAAAAAGAAACTTGAAGCTAAAGAAATTCAGTTTAACGATAATGGAATGATGGATACCAACGGAGTTGGTACTCTTGCTAGGGTTAATTCTGAGGTGAGTTATGTGGGACCTACCAATCCACGGCCGTTGCAGGGTTTAGCTGTGTCCGTGGATGATAACTGTAATCATTATGATTACGGTAGTGTTGGTGAGAATGTGAATAAAGAGAAGAAAACCCCAAAGGTGAATCAGAATCATAAGAATCTGGATTCTGTGAGGAGGGGAAAGATTTTGAATTCAGAGAATGAGAAGAAGTTGAAGCTAGGTAATGGAGGGAAAAAGGGCAGTGGGGGAAAAGTAATGAAGTTGGGTTCAGGGATGGATAAACATAGTAGAGAGATGTTAAAGAAGTGTGGAGACTTGTTGGAAAAGTTGATGAAGCATCAGTATGGATGGGTGTTTAATGAACCTGTGGATGTGAAGAAATTGATGTTGCATGATTATTATAAGATCATCAAACATCCCATGGATTTGGGGACAGTTAAGAGTAGACTGAAGAAGAATCTGTATGAATCGCCTAAGGAGTTTGCAGAGGATGTGAGGCTGACATTTAATAATGCCATGACATATAATGAGAAAGGGCAGGATGTCCATATTATGGCAGACGTAATGTTGAAGTTGTTTGAGGAAAAGTGGGCGGCTCTTAAGGGTGAGTTCAACTTTAATGACAGGTTTGATATGGGGTATGATGCAAGTATTCCCACACCCACTTCAAAGAGAGCTCCCGCTTCTGCCCCTACTTCTGCTCCTCCACAGAAAATGCCCTTGGAGACAGGGACATTGGATAGGTCAGAGTCTATTACAAAGCCAATGGATTCCAACTTGAAGGCGACAAATATTGCTGCACATGAAGGAAGGATGCCTATATCAAAGAAGCCTAAAGCAAAGAATGATCAAAAGAGAGAAATGACTTTTGAAGAGAAGCAGAGACTGAGTACAGACCTACTGAGTTTGCCTTCGGAAAAATTGGATAGTGTTGTCCAGATTATCAAAAAAAGGAACCCTGGGCTTTGCCAACAAGAAGATGAGATTGAGGTGGACATTGATAGttttgatactgaaacactatgggAACTTGATACAATTGTTACCGATTACAAGAAGAGTTTGAACCAAAACAAGAGAAAATCTGAACCTGTTTTTCAAGCAAGAGAAGAAGCTGGGCACAACTTCCATGAGACT ACTTGTACATCAACTGCGGCAGAGGCACCAAAAGAATCAGTAGCAG TTGAAGAGATTGTCACTACATCTCCTGATCAAGTAGAAAAACAAGGTGATAATGGATCAAGTAGTTCAAGCAGTTCTGGCGGTGACTCTGGATCCTCTTCAAGCG ATTCTGACAGTGATAGTTCCTCAGGATATGGATCAGATGTGCGCCAATGA